A genomic stretch from Hydrogenimonas urashimensis includes:
- a CDS encoding ATP-dependent helicase codes for MDRILDQLNEAQRQAAQHIDGPMLILAGAGSGKTKTITTRLAYLLSLGIDPANTLTLTFTNKAAREMRERALSMIENPVYPPLLCTFHKFGLLFLKFHIEKLGRKNDFVVIDTDDKKRIIKQIDKELPTPLVASEISRYKNSLIKPDQAIAQAEHPQYKKIAAIYKTYQEYITENNLVDFDDLLMLTHELLETDEMLRKSVSERYRYIMVDEYQDTNELQLQLLKKLCDTHTNLCVVGDDDQSIYGWRGANIRNILEFSNMFEKTRVIKLENNYRSTEEILTAANLLIQHNRSRLGKTLISTKGKGKPVELFQSSDENEESDKIARAIKQLIDSGVPPGEIAVLYRINALSRSLEEGLGRAGIAYQLVGGVRFYERAEIKDAISYLRIIANSHDDFSFKRVINRPKRGIGKATIDKIEKAAYEKHLSLYQFLSETPKTELSKLLSKKAYAAINRFINDLEILQETLEHSIMEFIDQFDKTIGLKEYYAALPDGMERVLNLDEFYGLFRDMVKKNPDMTLDAFLNEISLQSDQDQIKGEQISIMSVHASKGLEFTHLFVIGMEEEFFPLLGDGCDMEEERRLGYVAMTRAKETLTLSTVQSRFHKGRRKHLEKSRFLTEAGLLKGALSIEKSTGYKKGDLVKHKLFGIGRVLEVSRAGRDYKLKINFGGNRRDILSSFVEKV; via the coding sequence ATGGACAGAATACTCGATCAACTCAACGAAGCTCAACGGCAGGCGGCGCAACATATCGACGGGCCGATGCTCATTCTCGCCGGTGCCGGCAGCGGAAAAACCAAAACCATCACAACGCGGCTGGCCTATCTATTGTCACTGGGCATCGATCCCGCCAACACGCTGACGCTCACCTTCACCAACAAAGCGGCCCGCGAGATGCGCGAGCGCGCCCTTTCGATGATCGAAAACCCCGTCTACCCGCCGCTTCTTTGCACCTTTCACAAATTCGGTCTGCTCTTTCTCAAATTCCATATCGAAAAACTGGGAAGAAAGAACGATTTCGTCGTCATCGACACCGACGACAAGAAGCGAATCATCAAACAGATCGACAAAGAGCTGCCTACCCCCCTGGTCGCCAGCGAAATCTCCCGGTACAAAAACTCCTTGATCAAGCCCGACCAGGCGATCGCCCAGGCGGAACACCCCCAGTACAAGAAGATCGCCGCCATCTACAAGACCTATCAGGAGTATATCACCGAAAACAACCTGGTCGATTTCGACGATCTTCTGATGCTGACCCACGAACTGCTCGAAACGGACGAGATGCTCAGAAAAAGTGTGAGCGAACGCTACCGATACATCATGGTCGACGAGTACCAGGACACCAACGAGCTTCAGCTGCAGCTGCTCAAAAAGCTCTGCGACACCCATACCAACCTCTGTGTCGTAGGTGACGACGACCAGAGCATCTACGGCTGGCGCGGGGCGAACATACGCAACATCCTCGAATTTTCGAATATGTTCGAAAAGACCAGGGTCATCAAACTCGAAAACAACTACCGATCGACCGAAGAGATCCTCACGGCCGCCAACCTGCTTATCCAGCACAACCGCAGCCGCCTCGGCAAAACCCTCATCAGCACCAAAGGGAAAGGCAAACCGGTCGAACTCTTTCAAAGCAGTGATGAAAACGAAGAGTCCGACAAGATCGCCCGGGCGATCAAACAGCTGATCGACAGCGGCGTGCCCCCGGGAGAAATCGCCGTGCTCTACCGCATCAACGCCCTCTCCCGCTCGCTGGAAGAGGGGCTGGGCCGCGCCGGCATCGCCTACCAGCTCGTCGGCGGTGTCCGCTTCTACGAACGGGCCGAGATCAAGGACGCCATCAGCTACCTGCGCATCATCGCCAACAGCCACGACGACTTCAGCTTCAAACGGGTCATCAACCGCCCCAAGCGGGGCATCGGCAAGGCGACAATCGACAAGATCGAAAAAGCGGCCTACGAGAAGCATCTCTCGTTGTACCAATTCCTCAGCGAAACGCCCAAAACAGAGCTTTCCAAACTGCTCAGCAAAAAGGCTTACGCCGCCATCAACCGTTTCATCAACGACCTGGAGATTCTGCAGGAGACGCTGGAGCACTCGATCATGGAGTTCATCGACCAGTTCGACAAAACGATCGGCCTCAAAGAGTATTACGCCGCACTGCCCGACGGGATGGAGCGGGTATTGAACCTCGACGAATTCTACGGCCTTTTCCGCGACATGGTCAAAAAAAATCCAGACATGACGCTCGATGCCTTCCTGAACGAAATTTCGCTCCAGAGCGACCAGGACCAGATCAAAGGAGAGCAGATCTCCATCATGAGCGTCCACGCCTCCAAAGGACTGGAGTTCACCCACCTCTTCGTCATCGGGATGGAGGAGGAGTTCTTCCCGCTGCTGGGCGACGGATGCGACATGGAGGAGGAGCGAAGGCTTGGGTACGTGGCCATGACCCGCGCCAAGGAGACCCTGACTCTCTCGACGGTGCAGAGCCGCTTCCACAAAGGTCGCCGGAAGCACCTGGAAAAGAGCCGTTTCCTGACTGAAGCGGGCCTGCTCAAAGGGGCACTCTCCATCGAAAAGAGCACCGGTTACAAAAAAGGGGACCTGGTCAAGCACAAACTCTTCGGTATCGGCCGCGTGCTGGAGGTGAGCCGCGCCGGACGGGACTACAAACTCAAGATCAATTTCGGGGGCAACCGGCGGGACATCCTCTCCTCTTTCGTGGAGAAGGTTTGA
- the truB gene encoding tRNA pseudouridine(55) synthase TruB — MKCSNRLFVARKPMFVGSNAFLSSIKRRYGVKKAGFSGTLDPFACGVLIIAFGQYTKLFRFLKKSPKTYRATLWLGALSETLDIEGIKEIEEVAPFTKERIRDTLLSFKGNFTYTPPRFSAKKVAGVRAYDLARNDKEVVLPIITSEILDIRLLHYRHPFVTFEADVSEGTYIRSLGEAIAEKLACRGALSHLERLREGHFRFQQEKALNPLEYLDPPQNRYLGNPDDLTLGKKLRADSFETNAPGRYSVVFDQYFAIIEIEKSGKVNYLLNKVKLCSY, encoded by the coding sequence ATGAAATGTTCTAACCGACTTTTTGTCGCTCGTAAGCCGATGTTCGTGGGATCGAACGCCTTTCTCTCCTCCATCAAACGCCGTTACGGTGTCAAAAAAGCGGGCTTTTCGGGCACGCTGGACCCTTTCGCCTGCGGCGTGCTCATCATCGCCTTCGGGCAGTATACCAAACTCTTCCGATTTCTGAAAAAGAGTCCCAAAACCTACCGGGCGACCCTCTGGCTGGGCGCACTCAGCGAGACTCTCGACATCGAAGGCATCAAAGAGATCGAAGAGGTGGCACCTTTTACCAAAGAGAGGATACGCGACACCCTCCTCTCGTTCAAGGGGAATTTTACCTACACCCCGCCCCGATTCAGCGCCAAAAAGGTCGCAGGCGTACGCGCTTACGACCTGGCACGCAACGACAAAGAGGTGGTGCTGCCAATCATCACTTCCGAAATCCTCGATATACGGCTGCTGCACTACCGCCACCCCTTCGTGACCTTTGAAGCCGACGTGAGCGAAGGCACCTACATCCGTTCGCTGGGAGAGGCCATCGCGGAAAAACTGGCATGCCGAGGCGCCCTGAGCCACCTGGAGCGACTGCGCGAAGGGCACTTTCGTTTCCAGCAGGAAAAAGCCCTCAACCCGCTGGAATACCTCGATCCCCCACAGAACAGGTATCTCGGAAATCCCGATGACTTGACCCTCGGGAAAAAACTTCGCGCGGACTCTTTCGAAACGAACGCCCCCGGCCGCTACAGCGTTGTTTTTGACCAATATTTTGCTATTATAGAGATAGAAAAGAGCGGTAAAGTCAACTACCTGCTCAACAAGGTGAAACTATGCTCGTACTGA
- the csrA gene encoding carbon storage regulator CsrA, producing the protein MLVLTRKQDEAIRIGDDIVIKIVSTDRNSVRLGIEAPGNVTILREELVQAVKTENRKAVGETDKEALADLKAKLLKP; encoded by the coding sequence ATGCTCGTACTGACCCGCAAACAGGATGAAGCGATCCGGATAGGTGATGATATCGTCATCAAAATCGTCTCGACGGACAGAAACAGTGTGCGCCTCGGCATCGAAGCGCCCGGCAATGTGACGATTCTAAGAGAAGAGCTCGTACAGGCCGTCAAAACGGAAAACAGAAAAGCGGTCGGCGAAACGGACAAAGAAGCGCTGGCCGACCTGAAAGCGAAACTCCTGAAGCCATGA
- a CDS encoding 4-(cytidine 5'-diphospho)-2-C-methyl-D-erythritol kinase, protein MTFKAYAKVNIFLKITGVRGPYHELRSRFVRVDSLFDSLTFSRKKSPAPGFELISSVPLPRINTLTRAYELLKEAAPGIEKFFETHKVILEKRIPQGAGLGGGSSDAAAFLNACNELYGLHLSKENLARIGEKIGADVPFFVHGYASANVEGVGERIEPFEEDVPKLQLLTPPLHCDTGLVYRAFREHFIQEADREAAASWKDMKSDELLKTLDPVEANDLYKAALTVYPRLHRFATPNRFFSGSGSTFFHLPEQPSSRRVQSGQ, encoded by the coding sequence ATGACGTTCAAAGCCTACGCCAAAGTCAACATATTTCTCAAAATCACCGGTGTTAGGGGGCCGTATCATGAGCTGCGCTCCCGGTTCGTGCGCGTCGATTCGCTCTTTGACTCCCTCACCTTTTCAAGAAAGAAATCTCCCGCCCCGGGCTTCGAACTCATCTCCTCCGTACCGCTCCCTCGGATCAATACGCTGACACGCGCCTACGAACTTCTCAAAGAAGCAGCGCCCGGCATCGAAAAGTTTTTCGAAACCCACAAGGTGATTCTTGAAAAAAGAATCCCGCAGGGCGCGGGGCTGGGAGGCGGCAGCTCCGATGCGGCAGCGTTCCTGAACGCCTGCAACGAACTGTACGGTCTGCATCTGTCCAAAGAGAACCTGGCCCGTATCGGGGAGAAGATCGGCGCGGATGTCCCCTTCTTCGTCCATGGCTACGCCAGCGCCAATGTGGAAGGAGTCGGTGAACGCATCGAACCGTTCGAAGAGGATGTCCCGAAACTTCAGCTCCTCACGCCTCCTCTGCACTGCGATACCGGACTGGTTTACAGGGCTTTTCGCGAACACTTCATCCAGGAAGCCGACCGGGAGGCGGCGGCATCGTGGAAAGATATGAAAAGCGATGAGCTGCTTAAAACACTCGATCCCGTCGAGGCCAACGATCTCTACAAAGCGGCGCTGACCGTCTATCCCCGCCTTCACCGATTCGCCACGCCGAACCGTTTTTTCAGCGGCAGCGGCAGTACCTTTTTCCATCTGCCCGAGCAACCGTCCAGCAGAAGAGTTCAATCAGGGCAGTGA
- a CDS encoding DUF4382 domain-containing protein — MKQTAALLLSLIMVFFFAACGGGSGSSDGGSGTGTLSLNVTDAPALPGIKAVYIQVVGLRVHKSGSGWIEVEDFNETEPFNLLELQNGKFKALGDLLLPAGHYTQLRFMLRENVGHDHNPGCYVVFDDDSNTSIDLPSAEQSGYKGIGEFDISADAKVEVTADFNILKGLHKTGNGRWILKPTIRLVVNELSGEINGTIANVADFGDHLMVHAYRHGSYSFHETVPDENGTRFSNALTSAEVNMTDGGFVLSCLAEGKYDLAIAEYDEDGNYTDILGIREDVEVEKGKTTTIQIDTAAISPSEGTGTISLRLSDAPFLGRNVKGVYIKINDILYHHNGRWVSAPDFNGTESINLLTLQNGKSIHLSDIVLPAGHYTQIRFRLDPTEGDGKSRHNPGCHILFDDNSTQPLFVPGGAQSGYKAVGEFNVTVDSKVEVTADFDVHKSIVKAGHSGKYILKPTIRLVVNELSGEINGTVRDWQDYNASKDALVVFAYKENGFESDETEPDENGTRFVHAVGAGDVNMTSGTYTVAYLAEGTYDLAVAEYIDGSYSRLLGLREGVPVRKNGVSTVDLNTSSLSLP, encoded by the coding sequence ATGAAACAAACAGCAGCTTTGTTGCTCTCGCTCATAATGGTATTCTTTTTCGCTGCTTGCGGCGGAGGTTCAGGCTCATCGGACGGCGGAAGCGGGACGGGTACACTCTCGTTGAATGTGACGGACGCTCCGGCGTTGCCGGGTATCAAAGCGGTCTACATACAGGTCGTGGGCCTGCGGGTACATAAAAGCGGCAGCGGGTGGATTGAAGTCGAAGATTTCAATGAAACGGAGCCGTTCAACCTGCTCGAGCTGCAAAACGGGAAGTTCAAAGCGCTGGGGGATCTTCTCTTGCCCGCGGGACATTACACGCAGTTGAGATTCATGCTTCGTGAGAATGTGGGCCACGATCACAATCCCGGATGCTACGTGGTATTCGATGACGACTCCAACACATCGATCGATCTGCCAAGCGCAGAGCAATCGGGATACAAAGGGATCGGCGAATTCGACATCAGCGCCGATGCAAAAGTCGAGGTAACCGCCGATTTCAACATACTGAAGGGACTCCACAAAACGGGCAACGGTCGCTGGATACTCAAACCGACGATTCGTTTGGTGGTCAACGAACTCTCTGGAGAGATCAACGGGACCATAGCCAATGTCGCCGACTTTGGCGACCATCTGATGGTCCATGCCTACAGGCATGGAAGCTATTCTTTCCATGAAACGGTTCCGGATGAAAACGGCACCCGATTTTCCAATGCCCTCACGAGTGCGGAAGTGAACATGACAGACGGAGGATTCGTTCTTTCCTGCCTTGCCGAAGGCAAATATGATCTTGCCATTGCCGAATACGATGAAGATGGAAACTATACCGATATTCTGGGAATCCGGGAGGATGTGGAAGTCGAAAAAGGCAAGACAACCACCATTCAAATCGATACCGCGGCCATCTCCCCGAGCGAGGGGACGGGCACCATCTCTTTGCGTCTGAGCGATGCCCCTTTCCTGGGTAGGAATGTCAAAGGTGTCTATATAAAAATCAACGACATACTCTACCATCACAACGGCCGGTGGGTTTCCGCGCCCGACTTCAACGGCACCGAATCGATCAATCTGCTTACACTGCAAAACGGCAAAAGCATCCATCTGTCGGATATCGTACTGCCGGCGGGACATTACACGCAGATCAGGTTCAGGCTCGATCCGACCGAAGGAGACGGAAAGAGCAGACACAACCCCGGTTGCCATATTCTTTTCGACGACAATTCCACGCAGCCCCTCTTTGTGCCAGGGGGCGCGCAAAGCGGCTACAAGGCGGTGGGAGAGTTCAATGTCACCGTCGATTCCAAAGTCGAAGTGACAGCGGATTTCGATGTGCATAAATCGATCGTAAAGGCCGGACACAGCGGCAAATACATTCTAAAGCCGACCATTCGCCTGGTGGTCAACGAACTCTCCGGGGAGATCAATGGTACGGTGAGGGATTGGCAAGATTACAACGCCTCCAAAGATGCCCTGGTCGTCTTCGCCTACAAAGAGAATGGATTCGAAAGCGACGAAACCGAACCCGATGAAAATGGAACACGCTTCGTTCATGCCGTGGGTGCAGGCGATGTGAACATGACGAGCGGAACCTACACTGTCGCCTATCTTGCGGAAGGCACGTACGACCTGGCTGTCGCGGAGTATATCGACGGTAGCTACAGCCGGCTCCTCGGCCTTCGTGAGGGAGTGCCCGTCAGAAAAAACGGTGTGAGCACTGTCGATCTCAACACCTCTTCGCTATCACTGCCCTGA
- the smpB gene encoding SsrA-binding protein SmpB codes for MPIKIVAKNKKAFHDYEIIEKLEAGIELLGSEVKSIRMGRVNLKDSYVRIVKGEAWVFGMHISFLESTNPHYKPDEKRPRKLLLHRKQIDKWLGRVKQEGLAIVPLMLYFNERNKAKLQIALAKGKKLHDKRETLKRKTAEREARAAMKQRY; via the coding sequence ATGCCGATCAAAATCGTTGCCAAAAACAAAAAAGCCTTTCACGACTACGAAATCATCGAAAAGCTGGAAGCGGGTATCGAACTGCTCGGCAGCGAAGTCAAATCGATCCGAATGGGACGGGTCAACCTCAAAGACAGTTATGTGCGGATTGTCAAAGGCGAAGCTTGGGTCTTCGGCATGCATATCTCGTTCCTGGAAAGCACCAATCCCCACTACAAACCCGACGAAAAACGCCCGAGAAAACTACTGTTGCACCGCAAACAGATCGACAAATGGTTGGGAAGAGTCAAACAGGAGGGACTTGCCATCGTCCCGCTGATGCTCTATTTCAACGAGCGCAACAAGGCGAAGCTGCAGATAGCCCTGGCCAAAGGGAAAAAGTTACATGACAAAAGAGAGACGCTGAAGAGAAAAACCGCCGAACGCGAAGCCCGGGCGGCAATGAAACAGCGCTATTAG